ggaaacttGTTTAGTATAAGAGCGACtgactaaaacaaacaaaagagaattgATAAATTATACCAACCCAAACGAGGTAAGGAAAGATTCGATTAGATTAATGTCACTTAAAGATAATCTTAATAACAGtcgttgataaattaataatctttagCGTCAATGCCAAGTAGGGGATGGTTCTCATGGGCTCTACATGGTACGTGGAGCATTCTGATTCGTTTATCATTGCTTTGTTTGACTCAATCACGCCAACTAGATTACCAGAAAACGACGACGTTCCTAATTTTGACGATAATTAATTTCAGAAGTTCTTTCAAAGGTTGCCAAGACTAAATAAGAGCAGCCATTAAAATATTCTTTCATTTCTACTACCCAACTCGATCGtcattattttttcaaatcttCTAAAAGGTGAATCTACCTTCACTTCCCATGATTAATTGTTGGCATTATGATTAATTGTTGGCATTATAATTGTGCAAAAGAACGCAGGTAGAAGAATTATCGAAAAGCAGACGCACTTCGCAACATGATCAACGACTGTGATTACGAGTTTGTTCATATTCAAGGTAATGAAACACTTGTTCGGAGGCACCGAATAAGACTCAAGTAACTCTTTTTCCCATTAAAATAAACTCTCTTCAAATATCAACGATTGATCTATATTGTGAAGAGGTTTTTGTTCAGGTAAAATTACAATTACTTTACTTTCTTTCCATCTGATAAAAGCTGTTAAAAccgatttttttgttgtttctttataGGAAGAAATGTTGAAAGGAGGTTTTGCTTGGCATTACATACATCATTACCATAAAACGATGACGTTCCTAATTTgacaattaattaatttcagaGGTTTTTCAAAGGTTGTCAAGACTGAATAAGAGCCGTCATTAGAATATTCTTTCATTCCCACTACCCAACTCGAtcgttattatttttattacaaatctTCTAAAAGTTAAAGCTACCTTCACTTCACATGATTAATTGTTGGCATTATAGTTGTGCATTTGGTTGTTGGTGTTTGGATTCAGTTTGgtggcttttttatttttaaaaacataactatttgattttaattttggctaacaataatttatatttttgattaatatcAAAATGATTCATTTGAGATGATATTTTGACAAGGACATTTTTGATCACATAAGCTATTAAAGACAAATATGAAACTTAGAAATACAAAACCATAATTTATAATTGCTACATGAGCTATGCATTGAGCAAATTGATTAGTTTGTCTTtgaagaaaactagaaaagcaTTGATTTAATTGTCAAATGGATGGTTATAGTTGGTAtgcttttgattttatttcattcaGAGAGAAATGATCGAGAACGCGAAAAAAAGGAAGTAAAATAGTGTTTGATTGGCTGAAATTTTTTCGTACATACTCTTTGTTCCTTTATAGCAGATTTAttgaaaaactataaaatataaggttatatttacaattttaacaTACTAGAAAGTGCAAATAAACTGTCAAACATTAGCAATGtcacattaaaacaaaacatatttggtTAACAAATCTGTTAAGTATTTTTGAGACAAATCCTTAAATACtagtttattatttaaatgtaaatttatatacTCAAATATCCAatccataaaaagaaaaaagaaaaaaaatccggTTAAAATGATTGATTATAccacattttgttttctcaaatcgATAATATCATTGAATACTTCGAATTTAACAAAACAACGACATCTCATTTGTTTTCAAAGAAATTTTAGATGTTATCAGTTATCACATCttcaaaattaaatgaaaaaaaaaaaaaaaaaaaaaaacccttcgTATTCAGTTCAAAAATTCtgtttttaactaatttttttaatcaaaaaaactaAACGTGAATCAAATGTAAATGACAAATTAGAAGCGGGGGCTATTGGGCCGGAAGCTCTTTTGTGGCCCAgaatcagatttgatttttttttgttattattattattttaaatagcAATCAACTACTGTCTGAAGTCTGAACGTGTGTTTCATAAATAACCTCCGATTAAAAATTGGAAACGATAAAACCTTTTCATTCGTGCAGCTGTGCTTCGTTGTCTACTTGTCTTGTTCGTCCCCAGTTTCCTCAATCGAACATTATCAACTTGCCTTTTTAATTTCCAGAGAATAATCCTTTACGGTTTTCGATTTTCTCCACAGTTTGGAATCTCTGATTGTTGTTAGCTCGAATTTCTCCGCCGGCGACTTTTCCCGATCAAGTTTGATTCTGAGAATTCGCCAATAGGTAAAATAAGCTGCTGAATATGCACAAAAACCAAACCCCCATCTATTTATATCACTCACCCACATAAAATCTATCAAAAGTATTCGTCTTTCTCTATTGGTTGTTGGTGGGGTATATTCAATACAAGTGATCATTATTTTAGTCTTACTCTTACTTTTTCTTCGATTTCCACTTTTCCAATTTGTttagtaaacttttttttatcttttgtttttttagagaTAGTGGAAGACAAATCTTGACAAACTTGTTTTTGGATCCCTTTCTTGTGAAAACTCGTTTTATGCTTCTGTAGagaaactaataaactaaaGTCATTGTCATGAATTATGTGACTGCATTTAATGTTTACTTGTCACATTGTTTGATTATGTCttgttgtctctctttcttgaaCTTTCCTTaatgtcttttctttttgcGTCTGTCTGTGTCTGTGGATTTAAATATATGTGCAGGTGGAGGGAGCAACATTTTCACCACCAGCACCTTCTAAACAAGTCATTGTGTTTTGGTTACAAATCCTATGGCTACGGGTCAAAGCCGCATAGAGCCCTATCGAACTAAGTCTTTTAGTAGGGAGAGCAGTCTGAGCTCTTCTTTAAGCTTATCACGTAGTTTGCCTCACCTGATTGACAATGACGTCGATGGTGAGAGTGTCTCTGAGGCAGGGGATATTGGGGATCGCTCACTTCGGAGAAGGCATAGTGCTGGTAGAAGCAGCCGTTTGTCTGCTGATGATTTGATTGAACAAGGGACCCTTGATACTTCTCGTCAAGAACAAGATGTATTACATGATCTTCGAGCTTTTAACACAGATTTTGTAGTCAAACCTTTGCCTGAGAACATAACACCATCTCCTTTACCTACCAAGTCTCTCTTGTCCCCTCCTGAGGAAATCGACCGGGTAAGGACAACCTCTAATTTCGTGTAGTTACATTAAAACTGTTATGTGTTCTGGTTTCTTAGTTCCATATTTTGATCTATGATAGCTCGTGGTTTGTACAGGGAAAGGAGGAAGAGTACGTGTTACCAAAGTCCTTGGAATACATTTCATGCCTAATTCACTTGGCtgtttttgggatttttggGGTAAATTCCAGTGGCTTTATTCTTGGGATAGGCTTTATTCTCTGTTGtgctttgttttggttttaaccATTGTGAATCCCCTCGCTGTCTCCAAATCAACAGGCCATTACGAGATATCTGCTGCAGAAGTTGTTTGGACCAACTGGTGCTCGAGTAACAAGTGATGGGAGCATCTTGTACCTTGATCTTCCCTCCAACATGGTAAAAGCCGCAATCCACTCATCTCATCTTTAATCATAAACCTATCTTTCTTAAGATAAATTCTCTAGATGATATCTTTTAGGTAGGTTCATTCTTGATGGGTTGGTTTGGCGTCGTATTCAAAGCAGATATAGCAAGAGTTTCTGAATTTGTGGCGATAGGATTATCGACTGGTTATTTGGGTAGCCTGACAACATTCAGCGGTTGGAACCAGAAAATGCTGGATCTTAGTGCTGATGGTCAATGGGTATTTGCCGTGCTTGGCTTTCttttaggtaaaaaaaacaaaaaattccttTCTCAAAATCTCCAATCACCTCCAAAGTTGGATGTTACATATTTGCTTACAGCATAAACAACTTTACAGGATTGTTTCTCACGTCATACTCTATAATTCTGGGAGTGGAAACGGCCAAAGGGTTTAAATGGCTTCTTCATAGAAGAGCTTCTTCTGAGGAAAAAAACCCTTGCCTTAAGGTTAACACCTTCCAGAGCCATATCGTGTCCCTGACTCTTATGCTTGTGTTGCTTGTGGCTTTACTCACAGCAAGTTCCATTCTGCTTGTGAAAGAATTTGACAAAGGAACAAGCGAGGCTCAGCTATGGTTAGGTTGCTTAGTTGCAGCCCCTGGTGTCTGGCTCAGATGGTTCTTAGCCCGGCTCAATGGACGTGGACTGGGAAAAGATGGACAACACTTGAGGTGGGTCCCATTTGGCACCCTCATTGCAAATGTAGCTGCAGCTTGCGTTATGGCAGCATTGGCCACTTTAAAGAAATCGGTAATAAactctctccctccctctctaTCTCTACCAAACAGATAACAGAAGATAACattctttgtatatattttcgGAAACAGGTG
The sequence above is drawn from the Camelina sativa cultivar DH55 chromosome 4, Cs, whole genome shotgun sequence genome and encodes:
- the LOC104782665 gene encoding fluoride export protein 1-like, with translation MATGQSRIEPYRTKSFSRESSLSSSLSLSRSLPHLIDNDVDGESVSEAGDIGDRSLRRRHSAGRSSRLSADDLIEQGTLDTSRQEQDVLHDLRAFNTDFVVKPLPENITPSPLPTKSLLSPPEEIDRGKEEEYVLPKSLEYISCLIHLAVFGIFGAITRYLLQKLFGPTGARVTSDGSILYLDLPSNMVGSFLMGWFGVVFKADIARVSEFVAIGLSTGYLGSLTTFSGWNQKMLDLSADGQWVFAVLGFLLGLFLTSYSIILGVETAKGFKWLLHRRASSEEKNPCLKVNTFQSHIVSLTLMLVLLVALLTASSILLVKEFDKGTSEAQLWLGCLVAAPGVWLRWFLARLNGRGLGKDGQHLRWVPFGTLIANVAAACVMAALATLKKSVNTRTCNTVASSIQFGLLGCLSTVSTLMAEFNAMRESDYPWRAYAYASFTIAVSFAIGTVIYSVPVWTVGFS